In Tenacibaculum sp. 190524A02b, the genomic stretch TGAAGTTGGTAAAAAAATTCATACAGCACGCTCTAGAAACGATCAAGTTTTGGTTGCCCTACAATTATATTATAAACATAATTTACAACAAGTAACTGAAAAGGTACTTGTACTTTTTGAATCGTTATTACAGTTGGCGGAACAACATAAAAACCAATTATTACCTGGTTATACACACCTACAGGTTGCTATGCCTTCTTCTTTTGGCTTATGGTTTTCTGCATATGCTGAATTATTGATTGATGATGTACATTTAGTAAAAGCAGCTACTAAAATAGTGGATCAAAACCCACTAGGCTCTGCTGCTGGCTACGGAAGTTCTTTTCCTATTGATAGAGAATTTACGACTAAAGAACTTGATTTTGCTACCTTAAAATACAATGTGGTAGCAGCACAAATGAGTAGAGGTAAAAGTGAACGTACTATTGCTATGGCATTAACTAGTTTATGCAATACGTTAGCACGTTTTGCTATGGATATTTGTTTGTATAATAGTCAGAATTTTAATTTTATTTCTTTTCCTGACGAGTTAACTACTGGAAGTAGTATTATGCCGCATAAAAAGAATCCTGATGTTTTTGAGTTGTTACGTGGTAAGTGTAATAAAATACAAGCGTTGCCAACCGAAATGTTATTAATTACAAATAATCTTCCTAGTGGATACCATAGAGATTATCAATTATTAAAGGAAAATAGCATTGCGGCTTTTGAAGATGTAAAGGATATTCTAGACATTTTTAACTACGCTATTCAGCAAGTTGTGGTGCATGATGTTGATATTCATGATGAAAAGTATAAGTATTTATTTACCGTTGATAACATCAACACGCTTGTTGAAAACGGTGTAAGCTTTAGAGAGGCTTATCAAACTATTGGAGGTGCTGTGCAAAACAACACTTATGTTCCTGATACTTCTAAAGTACATACACATGCTGGTAGTATTGGTAATTTATGTATAGATGCTATTAGAAAAAAGTTTAACGCAAACACTTAAAAACACCTTTTAAATACAATTTTATTTTTATCCGAAAGCTTCCTGCATGAGTCGGGAGGTTTTCGGGTATTCCCCAAAATCCTGTTAGAATGAGTAACAAAAAAGTAGTGGCTACCGCTAGCATTTGCTAGTGGAGCGTATGAGTAAGCAATAAAATATAAATCACTATCTTAATTTTAGACAAATTGGTGTAGTTTTTTTTACTTTAGCATTGCTATGAGTAGAAACTATAAATTTCATAACAAATCAGGATTATATTTTGTCAGTTTTGCTACGGTTCATTGGATAGATGAATTTACAAGACAAGTATATTTTGATATCTTAGCGGAAAGCATAACCTATTGTAGAAGAGAAAAAGGAATGGAGTTGTATTGCTATTGTTTTATGCCAAGTCATGTACATTTTATTTTTCGCTCCTCCTTATCAAAGCCATAAGAATTATTAAGAGATTTTAAACGTCATACCTCCAAAAAAGTAGTAGAAACAATAAAGAATAACCAACAAGAAAGCAGAAAAGAATGGTTGTTATGGATGTTTGAACGAGCAGGAAAAAAGAACGCCACTACTACAAAATATCAATTTTGGCAACAGCATAATAAACCAATAGAGTTATGGAGTGAAAAAGTAATTAAACAAAAGATAGATTATATTCATAATAATCCAGTAGTAAGTGGTTTAGTAACTAATATAGAAGATTGGAAATATTCTAGTGCAAGGAACTTCCAAGATGACAATACAGTTTTAGTAATAGATAAAATTGGTTTTATACAATGATGATTGTATTTTCTTACTCGTATCCGCCACTAGTTATAGAAACTAGCGGGAGCAGGGGCACTTCACTATCAAACAGCTATATTGTTTATTAATTGCTTTAATGCTCAAGTTTATAAAATCGCCTCGCATTACGTATATTTATTGTTGGGCATAGTACTTTATCCTACTTTGCTATTAATATATGTCATCAATGCATCAATAGCTATTTTTTCAGCATGTTCAAGTCCTTTGTTAAGTAACTTACCCAATACTTTTTTTAACTTATATGCTGACCTTTTTCTGTCATCTTGCTTTATTTCTGGGTCATTTATTATCCCTAAATCAGATTTTAAGTTTGTTACATCAATATCGTTACTATGTGTTTGTACTATCCTAATAAATTCTTGTTCGTCTTCATTAGGTTTATATATCGTATCAAGGGACTCAACAGAAAAGCTTTTTTTAACCAAACTAAAAGGAGTATCAGAATACCCATATTCAAAAAGTTCTGATTGCACCTCTTGTTTATAAGCAAGCTCAAGTCTCTCTTGTTGTTGTTGAATATCAAGAACTAACCTTTTATATTTTTTAGATAATCGCTGAATAACTTCAAGAGCTTGTTTGGGAGCAATATTTTTTGTCTCTAAAAGCTTCAGGGCTTGTTCTGGTTCCTTTTCACATATATCGATAAAGTTTGTGAACCGCTGAAACTTTTCAGGCAAATCAGAAATACGTTCAACTAAATCATTTGATATAAACTTGTAATTAACACCTTTCTGTGTTTCATTAATCTCAACTGAGATATTAAGTTGCTCTACACTTTTTAGATACTTTTCAAAAACTTGAATGAAGTCATCAAACTCAAATTTAAAGCCGTATTGCCTTGGAATATAGATATTTAAAATCTCATTCGAAAAGCGCTCAATAATTTCACTTTTCACATAATCATAGATTTGACTTAAGTACCTAAAAACCATTACATCCTCAAAAGAGGATTTAAGGGTATCAATTATCTTTTTAGCTTTGGGAAGAACCTTCTCTGTATCTGTTAGGAGTTCCAATTTCCTTCTATAATCAGAGACGAACTTTTCAGAACTATCCTTAGCAGTAAATGGATTCTCATCAAGTAATTCTTCTATGTCAAATGGAGCAATTTCCTCTTTAGGTATAAAGGGTTTTGATTTTAATGGTCTTGTTGATTTAAACTCCTTTTCCTCTTGTATGGCAAATTCCTTCAATTCCTCAATAGTCAATTTTCTATCTTTTAAATAATCATAATATAGAGGTTTGTCTTCTTGTAAATATTCCTGAATTGCAATAAAGCAGTTCGTTTTCGCACAAATATTTAATAATTCCTGAAATCGCGTCATTCCTAACGATTCAATTTCATCTATCAGATACCTACTTACTACAAAAAGAATACATTGTAATTCATTATTAGCAATCATTTCTTCAACTTTTCTCAGTTTATTCTCCCACCGTTTTTCACTAGTGTAGCTGAGAGTATAATTGCTATATTTAATATCAGTTAATCCTTGAATCTGATTAATACTATATCCAAATGTCAATAATCTTTTATCCATAGTTCGAAATATTCGTGAATGCTCTTTTGTATTATGCCCAACGAAAAGATAAACACAATGTGTTTATTCCCATTATCTACAAATCTACTAGTTTTTCACTAATTAAAAACCACAAAATAACTCAACTTCAATTTAAGCCCACAAACAACTAATTGCAAACACCTTAACTTCAAACCACTTTAATACTAAGCCAATAAACACAGAAATGGTAAACCTATATTTCATAAAATAAAAATTAGAATAAACGAATATTATTCGAATACTATACGTTTAGCATATACTTCAACAAAAATAACTCGTGAGAATGTATCAACAGACTATGGAAATATAGCAGCGAACCGTGGGAAAGCATCAATGGACTACAGAAACACAGCAGCGAACCGAATAATTTGCTTGTCGTACTAGTCATAGCTATTCCTCAACACAACAAAAGCTTGTCGCACTAGTGTATAGCCATTCCTCAACGCAACAAAAGCTTGTCGCACTAGTGTATAGTCATTCCTCAACGCAACAAAACCTTCTCGCACTAGTGTATAGCCACTCCTCAACGCAACAAAACCTTCTCGCACTAGTGTATGGCCATTCCTCAACGCAACAAAACCTTCTCGCACTAGTGTATAGGCTCAATATTACTTTATGTATTTTCTACTTTTTCTTATAAAGTACCATTTACAATGTAATCAATAGCTACCCAAACACATCTGCTAAACATTTTAAAACGTCAACAGAAGACTGTTCCCCTCATCGCACGAAAATGAGTAATTAAAAGCACTAACTAATGCTTGACTGACTATATATACTGCTAAAAATAGTATTACAAAAAGACCATTTTTTACGTTACTAGTTTTAAAAACTAGCAGTAGCATATAATCAAAAAGAGAAAACCTGATGCAAATATCCTACATCAGGTTTTTTAGCTTAAATTCTAATCAATGGTATAAACTCCATCACCTGAATCTCTACTAACCTCTAAACCGTCATAAGTAATATAGTTAGTAGACCACGTTAGAGTTCCTCCATTCCTTAAAGGAACTGGCCTTAATCCTTGACGAGGAGGTACCTCATCATGAAATAAAACATTAACTGTCTGCCCCGATTGATTAGCAACACTTCTATATGGCATAATAATAAAAATTTAAAATTCTCTACTCTATTTAAAATTGGGTTTTTCGAGCTTCACCTTGAAATCATTAATCAAATATTTATTCTTGATTCCATCACAAATCTATCTACTCTTTTACTATTCTTTTTGTACATAAAAAACAACTATTTATCAATTTAAACAGTCAAAGCACTCATTTTGTCATACAATCTACAGCCCTAGAAAACTTTCAATTAAAATTAACAAAAAGTAACACCTACCCTACTTGTTTATTAGCTATTTTTACTAGGTAATACCAAATTAAACATACCTAACAACTCTTAAGAAATTCAACAAATTGAAAGTACTAAACATTCACAAACGCACCATAAATCAACCTAAAAGCAACGTGGTTGAACTATTAAAAACCTTAGCTACTGAAAACGATAAAATTTGGCCAAAAGAGAAATGGCCTGCCATGAAGTTTAAAGAAGGAATTAAAGTAGGTGCTAAAGGCGGACACGGTCCTATCCGTTACACCATAGAAGAATACAATCCTGAACAAATTATTCAATTTAGATTTTCAAAACCTACTGGGTTTAATGGAATTCATAAGTTTGAAATTGAAGAACTGCCCAACAATACAACAGAAATAAAGCATACCATTGATATGAATACCGCAGGTAAAGGAACTTTTATTTGGGGATTAGCCATTCGTTCTTTACATAATGCACTTATTGAAGATGGATTTGACAAACTTGAGAATAACTTTTCATCAGCTCAAAAATCTACCAAA encodes the following:
- the argH gene encoding argininosuccinate lyase, encoding MKLWDKGINIDKKIEQFTVGNDREIDLFIASYDITASLAHAKMLAKIGIINQEELAQLTEGLEILQEQVTNGSFVIEPQFEDVHSKIEFALTEMYGEVGKKIHTARSRNDQVLVALQLYYKHNLQQVTEKVLVLFESLLQLAEQHKNQLLPGYTHLQVAMPSSFGLWFSAYAELLIDDVHLVKAATKIVDQNPLGSAAGYGSSFPIDREFTTKELDFATLKYNVVAAQMSRGKSERTIAMALTSLCNTLARFAMDICLYNSQNFNFISFPDELTTGSSIMPHKKNPDVFELLRGKCNKIQALPTEMLLITNNLPSGYHRDYQLLKENSIAAFEDVKDILDIFNYAIQQVVVHDVDIHDEKYKYLFTVDNINTLVENGVSFREAYQTIGGAVQNNTYVPDTSKVHTHAGSIGNLCIDAIRKKFNANT